A region of Canis lupus familiaris isolate Mischka breed German Shepherd chromosome 38, alternate assembly UU_Cfam_GSD_1.0, whole genome shotgun sequence DNA encodes the following proteins:
- the FCER1A gene encoding high affinity immunoglobulin epsilon receptor subunit alpha precursor — protein MPASMGGPALLWLALLLSSPGVMSSDTLKPTVSMNPPWNTILKDDSVTLTCTGNNSLEVDSAVWLHNNTTLQETTSRLDINKAQIQDSGEYRCRENRSILSDPVYLTVFTEWLILQASANVVMEGESFLIRCHSWKNLRLTKVTYYKDGIPIRYWYENFNISISNVTTKNSGNYSCSGQIQQKGYTSKVLNIIVKKEPTKQNKYSGLQFLIPLVVVILFAVDTGLFISTKQQLTVLLQIKRTRKNKKPEPGKN, from the exons ATGCCTGCTTCCATGGGAGGCCCTGCCCTGCTGTGGCTAGCGCTGCTGCTCTCCT CTCCAGGTGTCATGTCATCAG ATACCTTGAAACCTACAGTGTCCATGAACCCGCCATGGAATACAATATTGAAGGATGACAGTGTGACTCTTACATGTACTGGGAACAACTCCCTTGAAGTCGACTCTGCTGTGTGGCTCCACAACAACACTACTTTGCAAGAGACGACTTCACGTTTGGACATCAATAAAGCCCAAATCCAGGACAGTGGGGAGTACAGGTGTCGGGAAAATAGATCCATCCTGAGTGATCCTGTGTACCTAACAGTCTTCACAG AGTGGCTGATCCTTCAAGCCTCTGCCAACGTGGTGATGGAGGGTGAGAGCTTCCTCATCAGGTGCCATAGTTGGAAGAATTTGAGGCTCACAAAGGTGACCTACTACAAGGATGGCATCCCCATCAGGTACTGGTACGAGAACTTCAACATCTCCATTAGCAACGTCACAACCAAAAACAGCGGCAACTATTCCTGCTCAGGCCAGATCCAGCAGAAAGGCTACACCTCTAAAGTCCTCAACATTATTGTGAAAAAAG AGCCCACCAAGCAAAACAAGTACTCCGGGCTACAATTCCTGATCCCGTTGGTGGTGGTGATTCTGTTTGCTGTGGACACAGGACTGTTTATCTCGACCAAGCAGCAGTTGACAGTGCTCTTGCAGATTAAGAGGACCAGGAAGAACAAAAAGCCAGAACCCGGAAAGAACTGA